A portion of the Paenibacillus marchantiae genome contains these proteins:
- a CDS encoding NAD(P)-dependent alcohol dehydrogenase yields the protein MGDHQLPETMKAAVMTEPGHIIIEEQAVPQPAEDEVLIQVMAVGVCGSDVHYFEHGRIGRFVVEKPIILGHECAGIVAAVGSRVSRLKEGDRVAIEPGVTCGRCTACKEGRYNLCPDVQFLATPPVDGAFVQYMTIREDMVFPIPDHLSFEEAAMNEPFSVGIHAARRSKLAPGTTLAIMGMGPVGLMAVAAAKSFGVERIIVTDLEEVRLEAARRMGATHTINVRNEDAQAVIRELTNGVGVDTAWETAGNPKALQSALYSLRRGGKLAIVGLPAQDEIALNVPFIADNEVDIYGIFRYANTYPAGIEFLSSGQHDVMSLITDRYSLEETQQAMERALHNKSGSLKVMVYPNGK from the coding sequence ATGGGAGATCATCAATTACCCGAAACTATGAAGGCTGCTGTCATGACAGAGCCGGGGCACATCATCATTGAAGAACAGGCTGTACCACAGCCGGCTGAAGACGAAGTGCTCATTCAGGTGATGGCCGTTGGCGTCTGCGGATCGGATGTGCATTATTTTGAACATGGTAGAATTGGCCGATTTGTAGTTGAGAAACCGATTATACTTGGACATGAATGTGCAGGTATTGTAGCGGCTGTAGGCTCAAGAGTTTCACGGTTGAAAGAAGGAGATCGGGTAGCCATTGAGCCCGGGGTAACCTGCGGACGATGCACGGCATGCAAAGAAGGTCGTTATAATCTGTGTCCCGACGTGCAATTTCTGGCGACGCCTCCGGTGGATGGGGCATTTGTACAGTACATGACCATTCGTGAAGATATGGTTTTCCCGATCCCGGATCATCTGTCTTTTGAAGAGGCAGCCATGAATGAACCTTTCTCGGTTGGCATTCATGCTGCAAGACGCAGTAAACTGGCTCCGGGCACTACACTTGCCATTATGGGCATGGGGCCTGTTGGATTGATGGCCGTTGCAGCTGCCAAATCGTTTGGCGTAGAACGCATCATCGTCACCGATCTGGAGGAAGTGCGGTTAGAGGCTGCTCGTCGTATGGGCGCAACCCATACCATTAATGTACGGAACGAGGATGCACAGGCGGTGATCCGTGAGTTAACGAACGGCGTCGGTGTAGATACGGCTTGGGAAACTGCGGGGAATCCGAAGGCGCTTCAGTCGGCATTATATTCGCTCCGGCGAGGAGGCAAGCTTGCTATTGTAGGACTGCCTGCACAGGACGAAATTGCCTTGAATGTTCCTTTTATCGCGGACAACGAGGTGGATATATACGGAATCTTCCGTTACGCCAATACGTATCCGGCGGGAATTGAATTTCTGAGTTCAGGCCAGCATGATGTAATGTCCCTGATTACTGACCGTTATTCGCTTGAGGAGACGCAGCAGGCCATGGAACGGGCATTGCACAACAAAAGTGGCAGTCTGAAAGTGATGGTGTATCCGAACGGCAAATGA
- a CDS encoding ArsR/SmtB family transcription factor encodes MQSNPIDTEQAVKIHKALGEQTRYKIIQILSGESNLCPADLENRLVTVALSTLSHHLKQLSDCGLLTSQKKGTYIYYSLNTDTVQRFVPYLLEK; translated from the coding sequence ATGCAATCCAATCCGATTGATACTGAACAGGCTGTGAAAATTCACAAAGCTCTTGGAGAACAAACGCGATATAAAATCATTCAGATCCTTTCGGGTGAAAGCAATCTCTGCCCAGCTGATTTAGAGAATCGGCTTGTAACCGTGGCGCTCTCCACTTTATCTCATCACCTGAAACAACTTTCCGATTGTGGTTTGTTGACCTCACAAAAGAAAGGTACGTATATTTACTACAGTCTGAATACGGACACTGTACAGAGATTCGTTCCATATCTGTTGGAGAAGTAA
- a CDS encoding SDR family NAD(P)-dependent oxidoreductase, with amino-acid sequence MKLDLTGKTALVTGATGQLGRVIARTLADCGADLALHYINNDTKARELQVEIEAIGRKTVIVQGDITKQDTAFRMRDEIQSSLGDVDIVVANAVIQYAWTTVLEQSPDDYISQFESCVMQSVYLAKAFIPYMKEARTGRFIGINTECAMQNFATQSAYTAGKRGMDGLYRVLAKEVGEYQITVNQVAPGWTISERDRNSESGHDEGYIQTVPLKRRGEDQEIANAVAFLASDLSSFITGAYIPVSGGNVMPAI; translated from the coding sequence ATGAAATTGGATCTTACAGGTAAAACGGCACTGGTGACAGGCGCAACCGGTCAATTGGGAAGGGTCATCGCTCGTACGTTGGCAGACTGTGGTGCTGATCTCGCGCTGCATTACATAAATAATGATACGAAGGCTAGAGAACTTCAGGTTGAGATTGAAGCCATCGGTCGGAAAACGGTCATTGTTCAGGGCGATATCACGAAGCAGGATACGGCATTTCGGATGCGGGATGAAATTCAGTCCAGCCTTGGCGATGTGGATATCGTGGTTGCCAATGCAGTCATCCAATATGCCTGGACAACGGTGCTGGAACAATCACCGGATGATTATATAAGTCAGTTCGAATCATGTGTGATGCAGAGTGTGTATCTTGCCAAAGCATTCATCCCTTATATGAAAGAAGCCAGAACTGGTCGATTCATTGGTATCAATACGGAATGTGCGATGCAAAATTTTGCTACCCAGTCTGCATATACGGCTGGAAAACGCGGCATGGATGGTTTGTACCGTGTGCTGGCGAAAGAGGTAGGCGAATATCAGATTACGGTCAACCAGGTTGCGCCTGGATGGACGATCAGTGAGCGCGACCGCAACAGTGAGTCGGGGCATGATGAGGGTTATATTCAAACTGTACCGTTGAAACGCAGGGGAGAAGATCAGGAAATTGCCAATGCGGTAGCATTTCTGGCTTCCGACCTGTCCTCGTTTATTACAGGAGCTTATATCCCGGTCAGTGGTGGCAATGTGATGCCTGCCATTTAA
- a CDS encoding ribosomal L7/L12 family protein, whose translation MEINTIVLVVFLFLILILLVRVISLQTQLNELKRDVERLENGSGSTAHSPLSYNESAMNVSPLPPAQADLTELDKELQALAQQGKKIIAIKKAREARNLSLKDAKDYVESLERL comes from the coding sequence ATGGAAATAAACACCATTGTTTTAGTCGTTTTTTTATTTCTTATTCTTATCTTATTAGTTCGCGTCATCAGCTTGCAGACCCAGTTGAATGAATTGAAAAGGGATGTTGAACGTCTGGAAAATGGTTCAGGCAGTACCGCACACTCCCCTCTCAGTTATAACGAATCTGCAATGAACGTATCTCCACTTCCACCGGCACAGGCTGACCTGACTGAACTTGATAAAGAATTGCAGGCACTTGCACAACAGGGCAAGAAAATAATTGCAATCAAAAAGGCTCGTGAGGCGAGAAACCTGTCATTGAAAGATGCCAAAGATTATGTTGAGTCTCTTGAACGCCTGTAA
- a CDS encoding Dabb family protein, giving the protein MSNINHMVTFTLYAGKDTPEAEAFLKESADALANIPGVEQFQVLRQVSEKNEFDYSFSMVFANQAAYDAYNDHPVHRKYVEERWEKEVSRFQEIDLIQHGN; this is encoded by the coding sequence ATGAGCAACATCAATCATATGGTAACGTTTACACTTTACGCAGGTAAAGATACACCAGAAGCAGAGGCATTTTTGAAAGAAAGTGCGGATGCACTGGCGAATATTCCCGGTGTAGAGCAATTCCAGGTCCTGCGTCAGGTGAGCGAAAAGAACGAGTTTGATTACAGTTTTTCGATGGTATTCGCCAATCAGGCTGCATATGATGCATATAATGATCACCCGGTTCACCGCAAATATGTGGAAGAACGGTGGGAAAAAGAAGTTAGTCGCTTCCAGGAAATCGATCTCATTCAGCACGGAAATTAA
- a CDS encoding MFS transporter, producing the protein MSNTWKIYVLALVSFLVGTSEYVIAGILDRISDTMNISLIAVGQLITIFSLIYALGTPIIIALTSRLDRRKLLLYFLGLFVVGNVLAYLLPGYGLFIAARVLMALGAGVVVVTALTVAAKIAPAGKQASSIATVITGFTASLIVGVPLGRMVAAAWDWKLIFAGIAILGVIAMIVIASTIPPSEGEAPVPLKKQLALLKQPRIGFALLVSFFWLGGYSIAYTYISPYLVSVAGMSETLLSSALLAFGIASLIGSKSGGYSADRMGVKRTLILGMALHVVSMLMLNITAHSGVAIFIVLILWSFSAWSSGPTQQYNLVTMAPESSGIMLSLNSSVMQLAMAAGAGIGGIAVSSVSLSSITWIGAVGVLIAMIIIILAYRPAMATTAQSKSSNVA; encoded by the coding sequence ATGTCTAACACATGGAAAATCTATGTCCTAGCCTTGGTCAGCTTTCTTGTAGGGACCTCCGAATATGTCATTGCAGGCATTCTAGATCGGATCTCGGACACCATGAATATATCGTTGATTGCTGTGGGACAGCTGATCACAATCTTTTCGCTCATTTATGCTCTCGGTACGCCCATCATTATCGCTTTAACATCCCGCTTGGATCGACGAAAGCTGCTGCTCTACTTTCTGGGACTTTTTGTCGTTGGTAATGTCTTGGCCTACCTGTTACCTGGTTATGGACTCTTTATCGCTGCACGTGTCCTCATGGCGCTGGGAGCCGGAGTCGTCGTTGTAACAGCCTTGACAGTCGCTGCCAAAATAGCGCCTGCAGGCAAACAGGCCAGCTCTATCGCAACGGTCATTACGGGGTTTACCGCATCCCTGATTGTGGGAGTTCCACTGGGAAGAATGGTTGCTGCAGCTTGGGATTGGAAACTTATTTTTGCAGGTATCGCGATTTTGGGTGTGATTGCCATGATTGTTATTGCATCTACGATCCCGCCATCTGAAGGCGAAGCACCCGTTCCTTTGAAAAAACAATTAGCGCTCCTCAAACAACCTCGTATTGGATTTGCGCTACTTGTCAGCTTTTTCTGGTTAGGAGGCTATTCTATTGCGTATACCTACATTTCACCCTACTTGGTATCTGTTGCAGGCATGAGCGAAACGTTGTTAAGTTCCGCTTTGCTGGCTTTTGGAATCGCAAGTCTGATTGGTTCCAAATCTGGAGGATACAGCGCCGATCGTATGGGAGTAAAGCGAACACTTATCCTGGGAATGGCCTTGCATGTCGTAAGTATGCTGATGCTGAACATCACGGCTCATTCAGGTGTGGCCATCTTCATTGTGTTGATTCTATGGTCCTTCTCCGCCTGGTCTTCCGGCCCAACACAGCAATATAATCTGGTTACAATGGCTCCAGAATCGTCCGGGATTATGTTAAGTTTGAACAGCTCGGTTATGCAATTGGCCATGGCTGCTGGTGCCGGTATTGGGGGAATCGCCGTCAGCTCAGTATCATTGTCATCCATCACCTGGATTGGAGCTGTAGGTGTGCTAATTGCAATGATCATCATCATTCTTGCCTATCGTCCGGCAATGGCCACAACAGCACAGAGCAAATCTTCCAATGTGGCATGA
- the poxB gene encoding ubiquinone-dependent pyruvate dehydrogenase, which yields MKKTIADVLVEALLNAGVKRIYGIVGDSLNAVLDSIRRSGKIEWIHVRHEEVAAFAAGADAQVSGSIAVCAGSSGPGNMHMINGLYDCHRNRVPVLAIAAHIPSDEIGSEYFQATHPEYLFQECSHYCEVITTAKQMPRSFTMAMQTAVARSGVSVIILPGDVAALEAADLPVPEHVYHATQPVVHPSEPELRKLAEFLNQGKKITLLCGAGCAGAREPLMQLCDRLKSPMVIALRGKEYLEYDNPYSVGLTGLIGYSSGYHAMMDCDVLLMLGTDFPYRQFFPEDAVVLQVDIQSSHLGRRTKLDYGVCGDIKATIETLLPYLTEEHSDKHLHKSVERYEKVRKELDELAVGKPGKTPIHPQYLTKVISDVAAENAIFTCDVGTPTVWAARYIEMSRNRRLLGSFSHGTMANALPQAIGAQVSDPGRQVISLSGDGGIAMLMGDLLTLKQHNLPIKVVVFNNGALSFVELEMKAAGLLESGTELVNPNFAMVAQAMGLEGIRVEDPADLEEAVERALQHDGPVLIDVVVNRQELSLPPKINIKQAEGFTLWMMKAVLNGRGDELIELAKTNLLR from the coding sequence ATGAAAAAAACAATTGCAGACGTTCTGGTCGAAGCACTATTGAACGCAGGCGTCAAACGCATCTATGGTATCGTTGGAGACTCCTTGAATGCGGTACTCGATTCCATCCGTCGTTCGGGTAAAATTGAATGGATTCATGTCCGCCATGAGGAAGTTGCTGCTTTTGCGGCCGGGGCAGATGCCCAAGTGAGCGGAAGTATCGCCGTATGTGCAGGCAGTAGCGGACCGGGAAACATGCACATGATTAACGGTCTGTACGACTGTCATCGGAACCGTGTACCGGTACTTGCCATCGCTGCTCATATTCCGAGTGATGAGATCGGGAGTGAGTATTTTCAGGCGACTCATCCAGAGTATTTGTTTCAGGAATGCAGTCATTATTGTGAAGTCATCACAACAGCCAAACAGATGCCGCGTTCCTTTACGATGGCAATGCAGACCGCAGTAGCGCGTTCAGGCGTTTCCGTCATTATACTGCCGGGGGATGTAGCGGCTTTAGAAGCGGCTGACCTGCCTGTGCCGGAGCATGTATATCATGCGACACAGCCTGTTGTACACCCTTCCGAACCTGAACTGCGGAAACTGGCGGAATTCCTGAATCAAGGCAAAAAAATTACGTTGCTGTGTGGTGCAGGCTGCGCCGGTGCACGTGAACCTCTGATGCAGCTCTGTGATCGCTTGAAATCCCCTATGGTTATTGCTTTGCGAGGCAAGGAATACCTGGAATACGATAACCCGTATTCGGTGGGCCTCACAGGATTAATCGGATATTCGTCTGGTTATCATGCCATGATGGACTGTGATGTGCTACTGATGCTGGGAACTGATTTTCCGTACCGTCAATTCTTCCCGGAAGATGCGGTTGTACTCCAAGTGGATATTCAGTCTTCACACCTTGGTCGCCGTACAAAGCTCGATTATGGAGTGTGCGGAGACATAAAGGCCACCATTGAAACATTATTACCTTATCTGACGGAAGAGCATAGCGACAAACATTTGCATAAAAGTGTGGAACGTTACGAGAAAGTTCGTAAAGAATTGGATGAGCTTGCCGTAGGTAAACCCGGAAAAACACCAATTCATCCACAGTATCTAACCAAGGTTATCAGTGATGTTGCAGCTGAAAATGCAATCTTCACCTGCGATGTAGGTACACCTACGGTATGGGCGGCTCGCTATATTGAAATGAGCCGCAATCGTCGATTGTTAGGTTCATTCAGTCATGGCACTATGGCGAATGCTCTTCCACAGGCAATTGGAGCACAGGTGTCTGATCCGGGAAGACAAGTGATTTCCTTGTCCGGTGATGGCGGCATTGCCATGCTGATGGGTGACCTTCTGACGCTTAAACAGCATAATCTCCCGATTAAAGTTGTCGTGTTTAACAACGGTGCACTCAGTTTTGTTGAACTGGAGATGAAAGCTGCCGGATTGCTTGAATCCGGTACCGAGCTCGTAAATCCCAACTTTGCCATGGTAGCTCAAGCGATGGGTCTCGAGGGGATACGGGTTGAAGATCCGGCTGATCTGGAAGAGGCTGTAGAGCGTGCATTGCAGCATGATGGCCCTGTTCTGATTGATGTTGTGGTGAACCGTCAGGAGCTGTCCCTGCCTCCGAAGATTAATATAAAACAGGCCGAAGGCTTCACCTTATGGATGATGAAGGCGGTGCTGAATGGGCGTGGCGATGAGCTGATTGAGCTGGCCAAAACCAATTTGCTAAGATAA
- a CDS encoding SDR family NAD(P)-dependent oxidoreductase: MSHKGKVAIITGAGSGLGQATALKLAEKGASIVVVDLVAETGQETVKQIEKLGGKAIFVQTDVSKANEVENYVNKTIEEFGRIDMFFNNAGIAGPGIKLIEHTIEQFDQIIDINLRSVFYGLKYVITEMLKTGGGSIVNTASTAGIVGVQAVAPYAATKHGVVGLTRTAAIEYGKENIRVNAIAPGTIETPMVVQFGKDNPEVFKATLDSIPSGRLGKPDEIANLVSFLLGDEAPYINGAVYPIDGAVTAQ; the protein is encoded by the coding sequence ATGAGTCACAAAGGAAAAGTAGCAATTATCACTGGAGCAGGAAGTGGATTGGGCCAAGCGACTGCACTGAAGCTGGCAGAGAAGGGCGCATCTATTGTGGTCGTTGATCTCGTGGCAGAGACGGGTCAGGAAACTGTAAAACAGATTGAGAAGCTGGGCGGTAAAGCCATTTTTGTACAAACGGATGTAAGCAAGGCGAACGAGGTAGAGAATTATGTTAACAAAACGATCGAGGAATTCGGCCGAATCGACATGTTCTTCAATAATGCCGGGATCGCTGGTCCTGGTATCAAACTAATTGAGCATACTATCGAGCAGTTTGACCAAATCATTGATATTAACCTGAGAAGTGTATTTTACGGATTGAAGTATGTGATTACCGAAATGCTCAAAACAGGCGGTGGTTCCATCGTCAATACGGCATCTACAGCAGGTATTGTGGGTGTTCAAGCAGTTGCACCTTATGCAGCGACAAAGCATGGCGTAGTTGGACTAACACGTACAGCGGCCATTGAGTATGGCAAAGAAAACATTCGCGTGAATGCCATTGCCCCAGGTACGATTGAAACTCCAATGGTGGTTCAGTTCGGGAAGGATAATCCTGAAGTATTTAAAGCAACCCTTGACAGCATTCCATCCGGTCGTCTCGGTAAGCCTGATGAGATTGCCAATCTGGTATCCTTCTTACTGGGAGACGAAGCTCCTTATATTAATGGCGCTGTTTATCCCATTGATGGTGCTGTAACTGCACAATAA
- a CDS encoding ATP-binding protein, whose protein sequence is MEMLKPPAETLYETELRALREEDTGKRPPNWLLSPTYVRDFIIGRDKPAILDGEEITITRKFYGNDVLIERAVVTLAGNRGLMLVGEPGTAKTMLSELLTAAISGTSLNTIQGTAGTTEDMIKYSWNYAMLLDKGPSEAALVPSPLYNGMKKGILTRFEEITRCPAEAQDSLISILSDKVMSIPELDGGVLFAKPGFNVIATANIRDKGVNEMSGALKRRFNFETIKPISSVKMEAKIIESQARSLLLHSGIDTEINSDVVELLATTFMELRTGTTREGYKLDTPQASMSTAEAVSVYVQSAMTSYYYEDKGIALDRLVQNMLGTIAKESDKDLSILKTYFSKVVKERSREEGIWKDYYEEKKWIG, encoded by the coding sequence ATGGAGATGCTTAAGCCGCCCGCCGAGACACTATATGAGACAGAATTAAGGGCACTGCGAGAAGAAGATACGGGAAAACGCCCTCCAAACTGGCTGTTGTCCCCTACATATGTGCGTGATTTTATTATTGGCAGGGATAAACCAGCCATATTGGATGGAGAAGAGATCACGATTACGAGAAAATTTTATGGCAACGATGTGCTCATTGAACGTGCAGTAGTGACACTGGCAGGCAATCGTGGCTTGATGCTGGTAGGGGAGCCTGGGACAGCCAAGACTATGCTCAGTGAATTGCTAACCGCAGCCATTTCAGGTACCAGCCTAAACACAATTCAGGGTACGGCAGGTACAACCGAAGACATGATTAAATATTCCTGGAATTATGCCATGCTGCTGGATAAGGGCCCGTCCGAAGCCGCACTTGTGCCCTCACCTTTGTATAACGGAATGAAGAAAGGAATTCTTACTCGTTTTGAGGAGATTACACGTTGCCCCGCTGAAGCACAGGACAGCCTGATCAGTATTCTGAGTGACAAGGTAATGAGTATACCTGAGCTGGATGGTGGTGTGCTGTTTGCCAAACCAGGGTTTAACGTGATTGCTACGGCGAACATTCGCGATAAAGGTGTCAATGAAATGAGTGGTGCGCTGAAGCGCCGTTTCAATTTTGAGACGATCAAACCGATCAGCAGTGTGAAAATGGAAGCCAAGATTATTGAATCCCAGGCGCGAAGCCTATTATTACATAGCGGAATAGACACCGAGATTAATTCGGATGTGGTTGAATTGCTGGCCACGACATTTATGGAGCTTCGCACAGGAACGACGCGGGAAGGTTACAAGTTGGATACGCCCCAAGCGTCCATGAGTACGGCTGAAGCCGTATCTGTTTATGTACAGAGTGCAATGACTTCCTATTATTACGAAGACAAGGGAATCGCATTGGATCGGCTGGTGCAAAACATGTTGGGGACGATAGCGAAAGAAAGCGACAAGGATCTGTCCATCCTCAAAACCTACTTCTCTAAGGTCGTGAAGGAGCGGTCCAGAGAAGAGGGAATTTGGAAGGATTACTACGAGGAAAAGAAATGGATCGGTTAA
- a CDS encoding cytochrome P450 family protein: MSTNETSQPEFFTREFTQNPYPVYEKLRQNDPIYRILFPQGDFGWIISRYEDAVEVLKDNRFSKDVVKRYGPDQQNIFVHNMLFSDPPDHRRLRGLVQKAFTPRLIEGMRSHIQDIADDLLDNLNSQDKMNLIDEFAFPLPIIVISEILGVPLEDQDKFRLWSNSIIDATSAEHSEVFEKHAKEFIDYLNAWFAKVRDQPGDDLISQLVVAEESGEQLTEKELLGVVALLIIAGHETTVNLIGNGVLALLEHPEQRDLLIKQPELIHNAVEEMLRYNGPVEFSTSRWASEDIEFHGHHIAEGEIVIVALDSANRDEAKFKDADVFDITREKSAHLAFGKGIHLCLGAPLARLEGEIAINTLLRRFPDMQLQTDVNELEWRPGMIVRGVKEIPVQLK; the protein is encoded by the coding sequence TTGAGTACTAATGAAACTTCACAGCCTGAGTTCTTCACCAGAGAATTTACTCAGAACCCTTACCCCGTATATGAAAAGCTGAGACAGAATGATCCCATTTACAGAATCCTGTTCCCTCAGGGTGATTTCGGTTGGATTATTAGCCGATATGAGGATGCAGTCGAAGTATTAAAAGACAACCGTTTCAGTAAGGATGTAGTCAAACGTTATGGACCCGATCAACAAAATATATTCGTGCATAACATGCTTTTTTCCGATCCACCTGATCATCGCCGGTTACGTGGACTCGTACAGAAGGCTTTTACTCCCAGATTGATTGAGGGCATGAGAAGCCATATTCAAGATATTGCTGACGATCTTCTGGATAATCTCAATTCTCAGGATAAGATGAATCTGATTGATGAGTTTGCTTTTCCATTACCGATCATTGTGATCAGCGAGATCCTGGGCGTACCTCTTGAAGATCAGGACAAATTTCGTCTGTGGTCCAATTCCATCATCGATGCGACAAGTGCAGAGCATTCCGAAGTGTTTGAGAAGCATGCCAAGGAATTCATTGATTACCTGAATGCTTGGTTTGCCAAAGTACGCGATCAGCCGGGTGACGATCTGATCAGCCAGCTCGTTGTAGCAGAAGAATCTGGAGAACAACTCACTGAAAAGGAACTGCTCGGTGTAGTTGCTCTGCTGATCATCGCCGGACACGAAACAACCGTTAACCTGATCGGTAATGGTGTACTCGCTCTATTGGAGCACCCGGAGCAACGCGACCTGTTGATCAAGCAGCCTGAATTAATCCATAACGCCGTAGAAGAAATGCTGCGTTATAACGGACCGGTTGAGTTCAGCACATCCCGCTGGGCATCCGAGGACATTGAATTTCATGGACATCACATCGCTGAAGGCGAAATTGTTATTGTAGCGCTGGATTCAGCCAATCGGGATGAAGCGAAATTTAAGGATGCCGATGTTTTTGATATCACTCGCGAGAAGAGCGCACATTTGGCCTTTGGCAAAGGCATTCACCTCTGTCTGGGAGCCCCTCTCGCGCGACTGGAAGGCGAGATTGCCATTAATACGCTGCTTCGCCGCTTTCCTGATATGCAGCTGCAGACGGATGTTAATGAACTTGAATGGAGACCCGGCATGATAGTTCGAGGCGTTAAGGAAATTCCGGTACAGCTTAAATAG
- a CDS encoding type B 50S ribosomal protein L31 — MPKADIHPKTQTVIFFDASADYKFLSSSTKFSNETMEWEDGNSYPVIRVDTSSASHPFFTGKQRNVDIGGRVDKFNRKYNIK; from the coding sequence ATGCCAAAAGCTGATATCCATCCAAAGACACAAACAGTAATTTTCTTCGATGCAAGTGCTGATTACAAATTCCTGAGTTCTTCGACTAAATTCTCGAACGAAACAATGGAATGGGAAGATGGTAACTCTTACCCAGTAATCCGTGTGGACACTAGCTCCGCATCCCACCCATTCTTCACTGGTAAACAAAGAAACGTGGACATCGGTGGTCGTGTTGATAAATTTAACCGTAAATACAACATCAAATAG
- a CDS encoding HPr family phosphocarrier protein codes for MRTHEFMIHSDFHRDDLMSVSSQASRFASDISLSFMDANHEHRVDVKSLLGMALLPIRHGSVVRLQTRGRDELEALEYMLNVLEKGLT; via the coding sequence GTGAGAACACATGAATTTATGATTCACTCTGATTTCCACCGAGATGATCTGATGTCTGTATCTTCGCAAGCGTCGCGTTTTGCCTCGGATATTTCATTGTCATTTATGGATGCGAATCATGAGCATCGTGTAGATGTCAAAAGCCTGCTCGGAATGGCGCTTCTCCCCATTCGACATGGCAGTGTGGTGAGATTGCAGACACGGGGAAGAGATGAACTGGAAGCATTGGAATATATGCTAAATGTACTTGAGAAGGGCTTAACTTGA